The following are encoded together in the Lactuca sativa cultivar Salinas chromosome 1, Lsat_Salinas_v11, whole genome shotgun sequence genome:
- the LOC111906535 gene encoding uncharacterized protein LOC111906535: MVGEQGGRDAFISEGFDNWSKVGSFRKHMEKSNNKGLFVEVLSLIREDNEKIFKVTLENAPKFEKLTSSTIQKDIVNCFSKEIIKSICDEIDLLELFTCWIHLCFTLKAAIDTVFSNNNLSMVHVRGQGYDGASDMSGAFNGLKSLIINENSFVHYIHCFAHQLQLVIVVVAKKHDDVEEFFEQLALVVTVVCRSCKRKDMIREMQKERVAAEIDIRETETGRGLNQEISLVRAGDTR; this comes from the exons ATGGTAGGGGAACAAGGTGGAAGAGATGCATTTATAAGTGAAGGTTTTGACAATTGGAGTAAAGTAGGCTCATTCCGAAAACATATGG AAAAGTCTAATAATAAAGGACTTTTCGTTGAAGTCTTATCTTTGATTAGAGAAGATAATGAGAAGATTTTTAAAGTTACTTTAGAAAATGCTCCAAAATTTGAAAAATTGACTTCTTCGACGATTCAAAAAGATATTGTCAATTGCTTTTCGAAAGAGATAATCAAGTCTATTTGTGATGAAATTG ATTTATTAGAGTTGTTCACGTGTTGGATACATCTTTGTTTCACTCTTAAAGCCGCCATTGATACCGTATTTTCCAACAACAACTTGAGTATGGTTCAC gtGAGGGGGCAAGGTTATGATGGAGCAAGTGATATGAGTGGTGCGTTTAATGGTTTGAAATCTTTGATTATAAATGAAAATAGTTTCGTACATTATATACATTGTTTTGCACACCAACTTCAATTAGTGATTGTGGTGGTTGCAAAGAAACACGATGATGTTGAAGAATTCTTTGAACAACTAGCTTTGGTGGTTACTGTCGTTTGTAGGTCTTGTAAGAGAAAAGATATGATACGAGAGATGCAAAAAGAAAGAGTGGCAGCTGAAATTGATATTCGTGAAACTGAAACAGGAAGAGGGTTGAATCAAGAGATTTCTCTTGTTCGAGCTGGAGATACTAGATGA